The nucleotide window GAACTGAAGGAAAAGAATTCCTATTCCGTCATCGCCGCCACTGTAGTCGGCCGTGATATGGACCGTGTGGTCAACTCATTGATCCTTAATGCCGGTCAAAAAGACGGTGTTAAGAAAAATATGGCCTGTGTCACCGCCGATGGCCTGGTGGGGCGGATTTACGAGGTATATTCCACCTCGTCCAGCGTGCTGATCATCGCCGATGTCAAATCCAGAATCTCCGCGATGGTGGAAAACGAGGAGTCGTTCGGCATCATCAGCTGGGACGGCGGTAGGTATCTCAAGATGTACGGCCTTCCTCTCATCAACGATGTGAAACCGGGACAGAAGGTGTATACCACCGGCGACGGCGGGGTTTTCCCGCGCGGAATTCTCATCGGTACTGTAGGCAGGCTCCCCATCAGGGAGGTGGAGATTTACGCGAGCATCAATGTCGAGCCGGCTGTTGATTTTTCACGGATTCATGAACTTTTCATTCTCAAAGGGTCGGAGCATGCCGATATATGGAATGACGGCGGTCAGGGAGGCTCCTTCTTAAGGCCCACTCTTCAGTAGCGGCGGATATGGACAAAGAGGTGAATATTAACACCGTCAGAAACATACTCCTCATCATTGTTGCGCTTCTGGTTCAATCAACCCTGTTCGGCCGCATGGATATTTTCGGCGCCAGACCGGACCTGGCCCTGCTGGTCCTTATTTTTATTGCCGGCAGTGCGGAGCCTGCGGAAAGTATACTCTATGGATTTTTTATCGGGTTCATTCAGGATGTATACACTCCTGAGTTTTTGGGATTCAACTCTTTCATCATGTCTCTCATGGGTTTTGCCCTCGGCATAGTGAAAGAAACCCTGACAGTGGAGAATTATTCGGTCAAAACCCTGTTGACTCTGGCAGCCTGTATGGTTCATGACCTGTTGTATCTCTCGCTTTATACCTCGTTCGATTTTTCTTTGCTCTTGAAATTGTTTGTAAAAAACAGCCTGCCCGGCGCGCTGTATACTTCTATACTCGCATTTCTGTTTGTCGCCGCTTACGGATGGGTTGTCAGTGGAGGTTTGAAAATTGT belongs to Candidatus Latescibacter sp. and includes:
- the mreC gene encoding rod shape-determining protein MreC, translated to MALFVTIFLSVSMMLMGESIKTHFARTVTTAILNTGRFTFSWGIYMLDLWRDNRRLRLQNLDLSDQVNRNILAVKENERLRKLLELKEKNSYSVIAATVVGRDMDRVVNSLILNAGQKDGVKKNMACVTADGLVGRIYEVYSTSSSVLIIADVKSRISAMVENEESFGIISWDGGRYLKMYGLPLINDVKPGQKVYTTGDGGVFPRGILIGTVGRLPIREVEIYASINVEPAVDFSRIHELFILKGSEHADIWNDGGQGGSFLRPTLQ
- the mreD gene encoding rod shape-determining protein MreD, translated to MNINTVRNILLIIVALLVQSTLFGRMDIFGARPDLALLVLIFIAGSAEPAESILYGFFIGFIQDVYTPEFLGFNSFIMSLMGFALGIVKETLTVENYSVKTLLTLAACMVHDLLYLSLYTSFDFSLLLKLFVKNSLPGALYTSILAFLFVAAYGWVVSGGLKIVRELTTGRR